Part of the Equus przewalskii isolate Varuska chromosome 27, EquPr2, whole genome shotgun sequence genome is shown below.
CACCAACTTCCACACCCTCCTCTCTTGACACACCAGGGGTCCCCCGCTGTCCCCCTAGATGGCcaggaaagagacaaaagagTGACAGAACAGGCACGGCCCCAGGGTGTCCCTTGTCATAGTGACAGGATTCTCCTTTCTGCCTTATCCCAAAATATGGCTGAGGGATGGCTCTGCTTTCACACCAGCCCTTCTAGAACTGACTCAAATTCCTGATAGGAGGGTCCTTTATCCCTCAAGGATGGCCTCCCCTAGCTGTCTCCCTGCCAGACTCTAGATACAATGAACTCAAGTTGGTCAAGGCAGCTACGGGCAACCGAGGGAGCGCTCTCTGAGGGAGGGTCTGCCTGGCCAGGGGGCTTCGGCTGGACCCAGGCAGTACTGGGGTCTCGCCTACTGTGGCTTTGGAGGCCCAAGTTCACCAGTTCCCGCCTGCCTTCCCCTGCTTTCGTCCCCCTGCAAACTGCGAACCAGCTGGGGAGGGAAGCATCTTTGCGAGCCCCCCACGGGCCGCCCAGCCCCCAGGCAGAGTGGGAGCCTTGGGTAACACAGGCCCGGCCGGCCGGGAAAGGAAGTGATATCTTGAGCAAACTTCTTCCCCACGCCCTGTAAATTTGCTTTTCAGTCCGTCATTGGGAAATGCTGGCTGTGGCCTGTCCCATGGGCTGGGTCATGGTGCCAGAGCCTCGCCTTGCCCTCTGCTGTGGCCCCCAGAGGTCACCGAGGGCCCCTACCTGGCAGCTGTCCACACCGCCTCGCAGGTAGCCGGCACAGAGCATGGAGGGGGAGATGATGCCCCCGTACACGTCCCTGTGGTTGCAGACCTTGTTGGAGATTAAAGGCACAGCTGCGTGGTTGAGGACTGGGGAGGCATCGCCTGTGGCAGAGATGGGGGTACATGCAGTGAGGTGGGCCCCGATCGGAATTCAGAGGGTACACATCCACAGAGGGGTGGGGGGCATGCCCCCAACATCACTATGGAGCAAAGGCCACGCCTGCAGGTGGACCGTGCATGGTCTGTTGCGAGCACCGGCAAGCCCTCGGGCTCTGCTTCTAATGATGGGCCCTGCACCCCTCTGCCTCAGGTCGGGGCCTCTCCCCTCCATAAGGGGACCAGCACGGGAGGAGGTGGGGCAACAGTGGCCAACACGGGCCTCCCAGGGCCCGTCCTGGGCCAAGCACTTAACCCATACCCGCCCAATCAGTTCTCAGAACAACTTAAGTTACAGAAGGGAAACCGAGGCTCGCAGAGCTCACGCACACAGCTTCTTGGTGGAACCCCAGGACGGTCGGCAGAAAAATATCCTGCCAAAGACGTCCACGTCCCAGTCCCCGTAAGTGTTCTATGAGTGTGAGTTACACCTGTTTTCTGCATGGGCTCCCAGAGTCCGCCCACACAGCTCCCGTCCTGGCAGTGGGGACCACCTGGCCGTGAGGTCGGCCTGAGAGTGGTACCTGTCTCTGCTCATCCCACAAGGGTCCCATGAAGACAATGAATAATCACCTTCAGGCACTTCAGGTTTGTGAATAATAACGTGAATATGGACGTGGGTGGAGGAGCTCCTGCGTGGAATCCCAGACCTTCCACCACCCGCCCGTGGGAACCTGAGCAAGATGCTCAGCgcccctcagcctcagcctcctcgCCCTCAACATGAGCAGGAAAATAACACCCCCTCAGGGTTGCTATGAGCAGGAGAAGGCATCTCGTTGAGCCACTCGGTCTAGCACATGGCACGTGGGGAATGTGCATGGAGAGCCAGTGCCTCTTCTTCGGAGTCCAACATAATAGGAATCACTCCGGTGAGCTGCGTGGTTCCAACTGAGAACTCACcgtgagaggaaggggagggcggGGTGGTGTCCCTGCTCCCCACCACAAAGCAGAGGTTGTGGGGGCACTGGTTCTAACAGAGCTGGAAGCCCCCTGACCAGCCATGTGGGCACAGAGCAGGATTTGGGCAAGTGGGTGAGCTTGGAATTATATATGGCTGTAAGGACCCTGAGCCACTGCGGGCACCACGGCAGGTGCTGGCGGGAGTGCTGCAAGGGGCTCATAGACCCTCTGGACCTGGGTGAGCCCCGTGTACCTCGGACATTCAGGAGGGAGTGAGCTCAGCTGATAAGTCTCAAGAGGAACATACTATACTTCCCGAactgggttgaattgtgccccccacccccacccccgctcccaATATATCCACCTGCAActttagaatgtgaccttacttggaatagggtctttgcagatgtaattaaggtaagaatctcaagatgagattattctggatttagggtgggccttaaatccaaagagtggtgtccttgtaagagaaaggagagggaagacttgagacagagatacagagagaagaccatgtgaagacggTGGCAGAGGTGCgggtgatgtgtctacaagccaaggacagCTGGAGCCACGAGAAGCTGGGAGAAGCCTGGAACGGATTCTCCCTCGGAGCTccggaaggaaccagccctgcccccatCTTGACTTCAGATTTCTGGTCTCCTgaaccataagaaaataaatctccatTGTTTTAAGCCGAAGCCGTGCTATTTATGGTGATTTGTTTtgacagccccaggaaactaaagCAATTGATGGAAAACCCAAGAATTGTGACCACATTTGTGCCCCATATTGATCAAAGGATGGCCCAGGTTTCATTCCCATACGTTATTCTTATTAACATTTCTGCTTCTATCATGATTACAGCAATAAGGTCTTGTTTGCTTTCTCTACTTGACCTTTGTAGGGTGAAATCACACGTCTTCCGAAGTCTCGCAAGACAAATTTCCTCACCGATAACAAATCTCTGTCTTCTGAATAAACCTTGGGAGGAGTGCTCCACCCGGGCTCCGTATGTACTCAGTTAACACGGtgggaggaggcggagggagagCCACCTGGTATGTTGGCAAAGGTAAGTGTCCACAGTTCTCCTTTGTGCTTCATTTCTCTCCTGAGAAAGTATGCAATTTCATGTTGTCCCAAGATAAACGGGACCGTGACTCATGACCCACAACTGCTCAGCTGACTGTGTTTCCAGCAGTTGACTCACACTCCCTGACCGGGATCTGTGGGCATCCCAAGGGAACAGGACACTGGGACACTGGACAGGAGCATGTCATTGTGGGCGTGTACCCCAGCCATCTCAGTTCTGGGCTCCCTGGACACAGACTCTTGATTTCAGACCACTGACCTCCATCCTCTGTGGCCCCCCATCCTGACGTCCAGCACATTTTTCCATCGGGAAAGCTCTCTTCGGAGTTGGGCAGACAAACTGGTTGGATCATCTCTGTTCAAAGGAGAAACAACCACTCTCAGCTCGATGGGAGCAGTAGTCCCAGGAAACGTCGATCTCATCAGGGCTTACCTCCCCGAGGGACGCAAAGGATCTCCCAGAGAAAGGTCAAGCCATTGGTTGTTTGCAAGCTCAGAGCAGGGAGCGCCTTCCCAACCAGAGCCCTAAGACCTCAAAACTACCCTGGACTGTGGCAACGTGAGTCTACACCAGGGGCCAGCAAACTCTTTCTATAAAAGGCCGAATAGTAAATGTCATAGGCcagtggtctctgtcacaacccCTCAACTCTGCCCCAGTTGTGTGAAAGCAGCCCCCAGGCAATAGGAAAGAAATGGGCTTGGCAGTGTTCCAGTAAAATTTCATTTGCAAAAACAGGCAAAGgtcagatttggcctgtgggccacaCTTTGCCTGCTCTTGGTCTGGACCACGGGGAGGGTGCCCTTCAGAACATCACTCCATGAGTATTCCCATGCCTCCTGACACATCTAGAGGCGACAAGCTTGCCTGTCCATGCAGGTTGTGTCACCAAGTATCATTAATGACAATTAACAGAAGAACACCACCGTTAcaatttctctctgcttctctaccAATATTTGTTTCAGAGTGTTACGTGTAGCATGTTATGTGTGCCGTGTGATAAACACGCCGAGGATTCTGCCAGGTCACACCTGCAGCTGGTCTCGCACCAGGATTCTGCTCCTGTAAGGGGCCTCGTTTCCTACACTCTGCCCACACTCCAAGCCGCCGTATTCCTTGGGAAGGAGAATGGGGCCTTCATTCATTTAGGAGGAGCCTCACAATTCCTTCTTGTATCTGCAGAATATTTGGAAGTTCTATCCTGTGTGGcttttctggtgtttttgtgACCTTCAGAGGCCAGGACTTGACTTTTCCCATGGAGAAACGGAGCCTGCAGAACTCAGCAGCGGGTGGGAAGAGAATGTTCCCTAGCTCTTCAGGAAGCTGGAGATGCCCAGTATCTTCCAGCTTGTAAAGAAATGGCTGCTAGGAGGATCCCGTCACAGCCAGCTGGCCAGCCTGGGAAGCGCTGTCTTTCTTAGACAACGTTGAGACTCTCATTCTCCACCTAGGGACCCTGAGCAGGCAGGTGGCACTGGCTGGGGTGACCTCACCACAACAAGCTCCAGGCAGGACAAAGCTCTTTGTCCCCACAGGCCAGAGACCCCCTTCAACCACCGAGAGGCGCCAGGTGGCCAGGCCTGGGGAAGCCCCTTTCATCTCCAGGTGACACCGGCAGAGATAAAGTGGCACCAGTGGGGACCCCAGTGGCACCAGACAAACCCCGTTGACCAAAGTAGAACCTCGAAGTCTCTGAAATCAAATTACCATCTGAACGAAAGCCCACAAAGTAGGTCAAGACCTGCCCAGTGAACCTGAACAGGGTGACCTCCTGCTGAAATGGAAGACATTTTAGGACCCGGCATCTCCCAATGTAATAGCTCGAATTTCCAGAGCATGATTGACAGttactcatcataccaagaaccaggaaaatcacaacTTTAATGAGAAGAGAACGTCGACTGAGGCCAACACCGATATGAATCAGATATTGGCATTATCTGACACGGATGGTAAAGCAGGCATCATAAAAATGTGTCACCAAGCAATTACGAAttctcttgaaataaatgaaagctaCAGAACAACCGAGAATCCCAGACGTACCGTTGAAGGCAAGTGGCCCGGCCAGCTTCATGAGGGCGATGTCATTGCCTAACCTCTTTGGCTTGTACTTGCTGTGGTAGATGATTTTTTCCACCAGATGGGAGGGGGCTGGACTGTCCAGCAGGGAAACCAGGCCCACCTGGATGGTCCAGGACTTGGGGAGATACAGGCTGCAATGAGAAGACCAAGACGTGAGGCGGGGAAAACCCAAGCACCTTAATCCACAGACCTCAGGTGTCCCTGAGCCAGGGCCAGGGAGACGACGGGAGACGTCCCACTGCCCCGCTTGCTTGTTCTTGGATCTGACCTCGACTCCCACGCCCTGCAGAAGTGCGGGCCCACCCCATGCATTTCCTAGACAGCTCTTGCTCTCTGCACCTCTGAGGCCACCTTCGCATCCTTTGAGAATGGAGCTCAACTTGGCTGACTGGGAGGGGTCCATCAAGGCCCCTCCTCCATCAGACAGCAACCAAAATAGTGGGAGGTAAAAATAACAGGGAGAATTAACCTCTGTGTTTGGAAGCATCTTCTGTGGTTTTCTCCTATGCTAACCTCCTGTCTAGACTGCCTTGGGGAGACTCGATGACCTGCCCCTGACCCTGCGCCATCTCTCGCCCTCTCTGCCACAACGCCGTCCATCGTAATTAGCTCCAGGGAGGTCTAAGGCCTTTGTGCTGGCGTGTTTCCTCCTGCACGAgagcttccttcctcctcttcctatcTTTCCTATAAGACTTGTAGGTCTGAAATCCTTAAAATGAGCTCAGGGTCCCCAATCACACCCAGCCGACAGTGATGGATACATGGTGAGgaggacggggggggggggggtccctccATGTGGATGTTACTTTGTGATGATCTGGTCTATTTTTGCCTGCTTTCTGGACCTGCTGCTGATTGCCCAAATCAGACTGGACAGGGGTCTTCAGCAGAGGAGAAGCCACATTCAGGAGGTCAGGAGCACTCACTCATAAACACAGTGGGCAGCGGTGACAATCCACACGGGGGTGATGACAGAGCCCCCGCACAAGTGGTAGCCCTGGAACTGAAGGCTGGCCTGCCAGGGCCACTGTGCGAGCGAGGACATGTTTCCACCCACGATGCGTGAGCTGTAGCCCGTTCTCAGACCGCAGGCTGCAGAGGGAAAACAAGGGTTGGGGGTCGGTCCCACAGACCTTTCTGAGGAAAGTGGTGTCGCAGCCACAGACCTCTCCTCCCCCTCACACCCTGCCGCCCTCTCAGAGCTCACAGCCCAGGAGAGAGCACTGAAGAGGGAGCacggggagaggggtgggggcaggtccCCCAAGATGTGGGAAGAGTGGGGTGTCGTGGGGGTGCAGTGGGAAGAGCCAGTCAGAGCAAAGAACCCAGTGCAGGCAGCACCGTCCTCATGATGCTCCTGTCCCCAGGATGAGGACAACACACCAGGAGCATGGGGACCTTCCACAGCCCCCTCCACACTAAGTCAGGGACTGGCGGTCATGTTCCGGACTTCTTCAGACACAACCCTGCAACAAGAACCTCCCCCCGCCAGCAACAAGGAGCGCCTGGCcggggaggagggggcctggggcaCTGAGCCCTCTGTGTACACTTTTCcagtggagaggaggagaaagtgacTGGTGAGGCAGGCTACTGGAGCCACCACAAAGTGACAGGACATCATGGACCATGGTCCTGTCTGATGCCGAGGAGTCGCTCCTGGGTGCCTCCCCCCACCCTACAGGTGAGACCTGGCTGacactgctcccctcccccatcaggTGGGGTCCACAGAGTCCCCACCTGGCACCTATGAGGAAGGGAGTCCCAGCAGTccaaggggggagggggaggcaggagtctGTGAGTGAGTGCTGGCTTCCACTTATCTCCGCGTTTCTAACTTACCTGTGCACTTCAGGGTAACCACGTGACCCGAGGCACACCCCTCCCTGGATTGGGAAAAAACAGGGCTTAATGACAACTACTCGAGGCTTGAGAAATGAAcactttggttttttttgttttttttttttttaaagattttattttttcctttttctccccaaagccccctggtacatagttgtgtattcttcgttgtgggttcctctagttgtggcatgtgggacgctgcctcagcgtggtctgacgagcagtgccatgtccgcgcccaggattcaaaccgacgaaacactgggccgcctgcagcggagcgcgcgaacttaaccactcggccacggggccagcccatgaacactttgtttttgcttcatgtcagagtaaaagaaaaataaactctattCTCCTGCTCTTGAATACAGATTACAGTTTTAGTCTATGCAAAGAAAACCGTGAGAGTGAGGTCTCACAGTTCATTAGAAAACCCTCGACCTCAGAGAAGTATCGTGCATGTGACAGGCTGTGGAGTGTTTCGAAGCTTTGTGCAGCTAACGTAAGAGAGGCACAGTGAGCTATGTTATACGAACACACACTGGTGTCATTTGCATGTCAGTTTCACCCTGATGTTCTGCACTGGCCCCTGGGGGACACGGAGGGCCCACCAAACAGCATGGCAGCTCTCCTGGCACGAAAGTCCTTGCAGCCTGGGACACACACACCTCAGAGAGGACTCCTCCCCAGGGCACAGATGTGATTGCCCTGGAACGGACAGCACTCTCCCTGCAGGGGTGGGAGCCGGGGCACGTGCTTTTCTTACAATTCACCCCCAGAACCTTTGTAACTCTTCCTGCCTTTAGAGCCCCAGTCCTGTCatgcaatcaggcaagaaaaagctACTGTCACCAGACTGAGGTTTTAGGACCCAAGAGATGAGTTGTCCCTACAGACTGCACGTGGGTCCAGCGGGGAGGAATGTCAATGACACGACGGACAGGCTGACAAGCTGTTGTTTCCCAGAGCAGCAAACAGCCTCCTCTTGGGGTTGGGTCCAAGGTGTCAGACGGGCACATGGAACTCGGGCTCAGAATCTCCGACCCTGTCTCCACTCGCCCGACAGGTGACTACTCTGAGCTTCAGGCACCTGACCGTCATTTAAGGACACCTCATTCTACCCGCCTCATGAGCCATTGAGTGAAGCATGCAATATAAATGGTGAGAATGACAGTGCTTTGTACACAAGAACAATAcgtttcttaacttctttttcccttcctccctcccttccttcctttccccaaacACATCTGGAGCGCCCACTATGTGAGAGGCGCAGTCCAGCATTTACGACACGCACATCACTTTTCTCCTTTACCCTCcttgctccctttctctcttggGCCAGATTTTCCCGGCTTGGGGTTAAGTCCTCGCACCCCAGCCTGGTGCATGCACCCCGTCTAACCAAGGCGGCCACGCCGCACCTTGCACTTGGAGGCAACACTCCCAGGCCTCCTGAGTCCTTGTGGGGCTGCGccaaatctgcaaacccagaGGGCGACCTGACCCGAGCATGGACAGCAGCACCACACAGCCGCTTACCTCACGTACACCGAGTGGTGCAAAGCCGTCACTTTGTCATCCGGCAAGAGGTGATTGATGGAAGCAAAGTCCTCTCGGAACTGCTCCTCAAGTGAGTCCACTCGGAGGGCGTCTGAACTCACGTAGCTGCCAGTGCGTTAGAAACACAAACCCCGACATGGGAAATTGAATCCCTGCTTCAAATCAACCTGTGCTCAAGTCACAGTATTACAGGGATCACACTGGGGGGATGTCAttttgtcccctccccacccccgcccaaaCCATGAATGGCTTCCTTTTGCCAATTTAACAAGGGATTCCAGACCTGACCTCTTGGCCCCCATCCTGAACCCCCGCCCACCCTCCATGGCCTTCGGCACACGGGAGGGAAGACCACTTTCTGATATAGTTGGTGGGGCTCCTTGACACTTTAGCTGGACTGAGCTTTGCTTGGCCTGAAACAAGCCCCCGAGGGGACCAAACACAGAACTTGGGGGGGTGTCTTCAGTTGGGCACCAAAGTGATGATGCTGACCTCCCCAAGGACAACAGGTCAGGGAGGATGAAGGACTTTCCCAGTCTGCCTAGAGCTGGCGGGGGTTCCCATCGGAGACAATGACCTTCGCAGCCCTCCGGGGTGTTGCTCAACCCACTCACAGGGCAGGCGCCCAGGGAAAGGGCCGATTGTTGCCGGGATGGAGATCCTAAGGCAGGTGGGCTGGGCTACAAGGGGGGGGGGGCGTGAAATGCAATGGGACCCCAAATGCTGCAACTGGGGCCCCACAAATTGTCAAAGTCTCCAAGAGGTAGTAACAACCACACCCACAAACTCGCAGGGCgtccctctgtgccaggctcaCGTCCACATGCTCCAGAGCCGTTTCAACCTCTCAACGACCCCTCAGAGCCGCTCTCTTACGATCCCCATTTTTGAGCCACACTTTATGTAACCAGTCTGTGTACGCACTGGCTCgtgaacccaggcaatctgactTAATGGTCTACCCTTTTTTTAATCACAGAGATCTGACGTAggatacagagaagagaagatcAAAGAAGGGCTttaaagagagaagcagaacaaATACgcaaaaaagaatacagaaataaattttagaattgaagcaaagacagggaagaaaagaacaagttcAGAGTAAAGAAAATGGGCAACGTGGAGGAGACAGCCTAGAAACACTGCGTTCGCCAGAGTTCCGCTTGGAGGGAGCACGTGAGGGAGGAAGGACGGCCTCACCAAGTGGCCGGGGTGGACAGAGGTCTGCGGGCTGCCCAGGAAGAGCGGGTGCAGAGGGAAGGGGTCAGCTGGGTCCTTCCACAGAGGAGACGGGAGGCCTTGGGATTCCGGGAAGGTGGTGctccaggaggaagaaagaggggggTTGGGAAGAGGAAGGGACGCCCCCTAGTGGGCCCAAGGCAGGGACTCCATACAGAAGAGGCAGGCCGAGTGGGGATGTTTTCAGCTGTTTGACTAGTTGGGGAAGTGGGCgggagtgtgtgtgcgtgtgtggtatGTGTCTGTGTGATGTGATGtttgtagtgtgtgtgtgcatgatgtggtgtgtgtgtctgtgtgatgtgtgtgtaGATAGTGTGTGGTATCTGTTTGTGGTATGTGTATAAGTGGTGTGTGTATGATATGTGCTTGTGTGtgatgtggggtgtgtgtggtgtatatGGTAcatttgtggtgtgtgtgtaatGTGGTGCGTGTGTGTATAAGTGGTGTGTGTAtgatatgtgtttgtgtatgatgtgtgtgtgtctatgcattatatgtgtgtgtggtgtgtgcatgatgtggtgtgtgtgtctgtataatATGTGTGTGTAGGTAGTGTGTGGGGTCTGTTTGTGGTGTGTGTaatgtgggggggtgtgtgtgtggtgtacgTGGTATGTTTGTGGTGTGTGTaatgtggggggtgtgtgtgtatgatatgtgtctgtgtgtctatgcagtatgtatgtgtgtgtggtgtatatgGTATGTTTGTGGTGTGTGtaatgtggggtgtgtgtgtgtaagtggtGTGTGTATGATATGTGCATTTGTGTGATGTGGGGTTTGTGTCTGtggtatgcgtgtgtgtgtgtgtggtgtatagGGTATGTTCATGCTGTGTGTAAtgtggtgcgtgtgtgtgtgagtggcgTGGTGCAGCGTGTGGAAATCTAGCTGATTTCTGGATCCGGGCTGTCACAAGCGGGGAAGGAGGCAGGTCCCGGGGCTGCGGCTGGAGGCCGCTCTGGGCTTCCCTGGCTGTGGAGAGAGGGGCTGAGAACGTGCCGCCCCAAACTGCAAATGGAGACCCCGTGGGTTCCAAGCGCGGCCTGCACACCCGTTTCCTCGGGCACAGACAGCTCCTTCCCGACAGGGGCGCGGGGACTCAGAGAGCCTGCCTGCTCTCAACTCTGAGAATCGAGAGCAAAGGGGCACAGGGGTGACGTTCTGGGCCCACGGAAGACGGCAGCGGTGGGCAGTCGCAGGAAGGGCCCGGGGAGCGGAGGGGCCCACATCAGGGCGAACTGTGTCGCCTGAAGCAAAAAGTCTCATAGACGGCACCAAATACTGAAAGCAAAGACTCCACCACCACAGTCCTTTCTCCTACATGTTGCTCCACAGCTGTTTTGAATGATTGGGTTTTCACTGAATTGCTGACTTTCCAGACTCGGTTTGAACGTCAGTGTGACCACCAGCAGCACGCAGGGACTGCCGGGAAGCTGCTTGGAGCCGCAGCCTGAGGAACCAGGGGCTGAGTTTTCAGCTCAGAAGCTCTTTCTTGCATGTTTGCATCGAGGGTCCTGTCCTGGCCCTGAGACACCCTGAAACGTGCCATTTCCCAAGTGACCTTGAGCATGTCACTTAGCACCCGGGCCTTGGTTTGCACACCCCTAGAGTGCGGATGACGTCAGCATCACAGGGTCACCATGAGGATGCCACGTGATGACTGATGAGTTGAAGCATCTGTAAGGGCCCCACTCCACGGTGGGTGTCTCTCTTCATTATCACATTATCACTATTAATGCTTTACCCACCAGCTGGAAAGTTTCTTTAAATTACCTTGGAAAGCCCAGCTGGGCACAGGCGACATTAGCATGGTGAGCTTTCCAGTCGTCAGAGCACACGGTCCTCCAGGCAGCAGCTGTGAACACCTGGAGCACGGCGTTCTGACCGCTCACGCGGACTGGCCGACGCCCAGGAAGAACAGGCCGTTAGTGGCCAGCGGGGCCAGAGACCTCGGGCAGAGAGTTCTCTGCAGTCTGCTCGCAGCCCCCCTCTGCTGAACCTGACCTGCTCCTCACCCACGGTGCCCCCACCCGCGACGGGCCGCAGCTGTTCTCACTGTCCGGACGCCCTGAGCTCTCTTAGGGGTCTCTTCTTATTGCTTGTGTAGTCTCCTGGATCGACTTTAAGCTCCATGTAGTGGCCTTCCCTTAACACCCAGCCCAGTACCTCCTGGGGTGAGTGGACCCCAGATGAAGACTCCACTTGACAAAGGCACTGACTTGGacctatttcacagatgggaaagtCAGGGCTGGGTTGCACTgactccctcctgcctcctgtgaAAAGGGATGTCCTTACCACATCGGTACTCATCCTCCGCATCTTTGCAGTCTGAGACCCCGTCACAGCGAGCTGTCAGTTCAATACACTTAAAAGACGACCGGCACCTGTACTTCCCAGAGCAGTCGAAGTGGACTGCGGGCAGGAGAAGACGGGAGTGTTAAGGAAGGGCTTCTTCAGTGGACAACATGAACAGCCGTCCACCTGCCACGTGGCCCTGAGCTTGCCCGTTAATAATGAAACTTGCATTGAAATTGCTCCTCTGTCAGTAGCCTGTTTCCCTCAGCTGACTTTCTCTTCCAGATTCCAGGGGGTGGGGCTGCTGCACCCCTCTTTGTCTCACTAAGTGGCCTTGAGCCACAACTGAAGGTGAATTCAGACTCTGGAGGGCTCAAGGTCAAGAGAGAAAATGCATGGCTGTGGACTGACTGGTTGAGCCAGCTGAGCGAGGAGCTCTGAGTGAGgactcgccccccccccccatctacCTCCTGTTTTCTCTGACTCTGGGAACTGTGGACCCCACAGCCAAGCAGGTGGAGCTTTACACTGATCTGTGATCCACTTATTTgaaagagaagatg
Proteins encoded:
- the TMPRSS3 gene encoding transmembrane protease serine 3 isoform X2, whose protein sequence is MGENDPPAAEDPFSFRSLFGLDDLKISPVVPDADAVAAQILSLLPLKFFPIIVIGIIALILALAIGLGIHFDCSGKYRCRSSFKCIELTARCDGVSDCKDAEDEYRCVRVSGQNAVLQVFTAAAWRTVCSDDWKAHHANVACAQLGFPSYVSSDALRVDSLEEQFREDFASINHLLPDDKVTALHHSVYVREGCASGHVVTLKCTACGLRTGYSSRIVGGNMSSLAQWPWQASLQFQGYHLCGGSVITPVWIVTAAHCVYDLYLPKSWTIQVGLVSLLDSPAPSHLVEKIIYHSKYKPKRLGNDIALMKLAGPLAFNEMIQPVCLPNSEESFPDGKMCWTSGWGATEDGGDASPVLNHAAVPLISNKVCNHRDVYGGIISPSMLCAGYLRGGVDSCQGDSGGPLVCQERRVWKLVGATSFGIGCADVNKPGVYTRITSFLDWIHEQMERDLKT
- the TMPRSS3 gene encoding transmembrane protease serine 3 isoform X1, yielding MAVPEMEVEVEVEPNLRGPEIVTMGENDPPAAEDPFSFRSLFGLDDLKISPVVPDADAVAAQILSLLPLKFFPIIVIGIIALILALAIGLGIHFDCSGKYRCRSSFKCIELTARCDGVSDCKDAEDEYRCVRVSGQNAVLQVFTAAAWRTVCSDDWKAHHANVACAQLGFPSYVSSDALRVDSLEEQFREDFASINHLLPDDKVTALHHSVYVREGCASGHVVTLKCTACGLRTGYSSRIVGGNMSSLAQWPWQASLQFQGYHLCGGSVITPVWIVTAAHCVYDLYLPKSWTIQVGLVSLLDSPAPSHLVEKIIYHSKYKPKRLGNDIALMKLAGPLAFNEMIQPVCLPNSEESFPDGKMCWTSGWGATEDGGDASPVLNHAAVPLISNKVCNHRDVYGGIISPSMLCAGYLRGGVDSCQGDSGGPLVCQERRVWKLVGATSFGIGCADVNKPGVYTRITSFLDWIHEQMERDLKT